A single region of the Synergistaceae bacterium genome encodes:
- a CDS encoding ThiF family adenylyltransferase, whose product MGGLQAFGNLARQVAMGHGRQIVHLYCDASYSCRTGAGGIAVVVPSWCARPPHVAGIRTFRDGKHTVYCAHCMCSDSRDAEKRALGLAVLAACEILKAHNGIRTEILSDCLPLLDSITLNAELDPIISAVSHLRQTAGIIISKIKAHNGSAGNELADKWAKYSRHKAEEELHTMRMPYRDSTSGGVNPRMNSGTRSNPFDGAAEMDIRSLTERVLNDENNIGYVTSEGKVMPRNMAFRSGSRNGTELVKKRVWGCEDSPVEIVYSDEALARIAAESMNSPDRETGGALIGSWQRDSDGFITVNVERATGPGTEAVRSAGMFSPHMEYYRSRVDWYRETEGWDYLGEWHKHPGDFDSLSGTDINTARGIISTEGWPMLLLPIVNRTAGGFVMENNLILSPQLGGGILSHTGTVELSEPPGEKPDVTAYLSMSDVDDFLASGEDSRIIRGTYNKNESYIFLDTPGIKNSAAKFMKDSGENLPVCGIEGVLTVIVGTEGVRCWHSCEGEIQAVKSVIIDPENSIYERNAGLTETTELRDKTITLIGCGSLGATMALSLARAGAGHFRLFDPDRLSPVNIARHQAGLVHLGRNKACVVRDLILGLNPSLDAEAFPYDIVNSEEGYNEFMRCAGESSIIVCTTDTDDSRMLVNDYAVKNGIKAVQAGLHERAASGIVHVYEPDSEEACFACHRNTILSESGKRNETVAYSEAADVRDLTIQPGLSAQINVVAETAALRTIDALMGRRSLPSLTVIYY is encoded by the coding sequence GTGGGAGGTCTACAAGCGTTCGGGAACTTGGCCCGGCAGGTAGCTATGGGACATGGGCGGCAGATAGTGCACCTGTACTGCGACGCGTCTTACTCCTGCAGAACCGGTGCAGGTGGAATCGCCGTAGTTGTTCCGTCGTGGTGCGCAAGACCTCCGCACGTTGCGGGCATCAGGACGTTCCGCGACGGGAAGCACACGGTGTACTGTGCACACTGCATGTGTTCGGACAGCAGGGACGCAGAGAAGCGGGCTCTGGGGCTTGCAGTTCTCGCGGCCTGCGAAATTCTGAAAGCTCATAACGGAATCAGGACAGAGATTCTCTCGGACTGTCTTCCGCTTCTGGACAGCATAACCCTCAACGCGGAATTAGACCCGATAATCTCGGCAGTATCTCATCTCAGACAGACAGCAGGAATAATCATCAGCAAGATAAAGGCTCACAACGGAAGCGCAGGCAACGAACTGGCTGACAAGTGGGCGAAGTATTCACGGCACAAAGCAGAGGAGGAATTACACACAATGAGGATGCCTTACAGGGACAGCACCAGCGGCGGCGTAAATCCCCGCATGAACAGCGGAACTCGCTCTAACCCTTTCGACGGGGCGGCAGAGATGGACATCAGGAGTCTCACTGAGCGCGTGCTCAATGACGAGAACAATATCGGCTACGTAACTTCTGAGGGCAAGGTGATGCCGCGCAACATGGCTTTCAGATCCGGCAGCAGGAACGGCACGGAGCTGGTCAAGAAGCGCGTGTGGGGCTGTGAGGACTCTCCTGTAGAGATCGTGTATTCCGACGAGGCACTTGCACGGATTGCCGCCGAGTCCATGAACTCCCCTGACCGTGAGACCGGCGGAGCACTCATCGGGAGCTGGCAGAGAGACTCTGACGGTTTCATCACCGTGAACGTCGAGCGTGCCACCGGGCCGGGAACTGAGGCGGTCAGGAGCGCGGGGATGTTTTCGCCGCACATGGAGTATTACCGTTCGCGGGTTGACTGGTACAGGGAGACGGAGGGCTGGGACTATCTCGGCGAGTGGCACAAGCACCCGGGAGACTTCGACTCTCTCAGCGGAACGGACATTAACACCGCGAGGGGAATTATCAGCACGGAGGGCTGGCCTATGCTCCTTCTGCCCATCGTGAACAGAACCGCAGGAGGTTTCGTGATGGAGAACAACCTCATTCTTTCCCCCCAGCTCGGAGGCGGAATCCTCAGCCATACCGGCACTGTAGAACTCTCCGAGCCCCCCGGCGAGAAGCCGGACGTAACCGCGTACCTCAGCATGAGCGACGTTGATGACTTCCTTGCGTCGGGGGAGGACAGCCGGATTATTCGCGGAACGTACAACAAGAACGAGAGCTATATCTTTCTCGACACGCCCGGCATCAAGAACTCTGCGGCCAAGTTCATGAAGGACAGCGGAGAAAACCTCCCTGTGTGCGGAATTGAGGGGGTGCTTACGGTTATTGTCGGCACGGAGGGCGTGAGGTGCTGGCATTCCTGCGAGGGAGAGATTCAGGCGGTGAAGAGCGTAATCATTGACCCCGAGAACAGCATTTACGAGCGCAACGCCGGGCTTACCGAGACGACGGAGCTCAGGGACAAGACCATTACGCTTATCGGGTGCGGGAGTCTGGGTGCGACTATGGCACTCTCGCTTGCCCGTGCGGGAGCGGGACACTTCAGGCTGTTCGACCCCGACAGGCTCAGCCCCGTGAACATTGCGCGCCATCAGGCCGGACTCGTGCATCTCGGACGCAACAAGGCCTGCGTTGTCAGAGACCTGATTCTTGGACTGAACCCCTCGCTTGACGCTGAGGCCTTCCCGTACGACATCGTGAACAGCGAGGAGGGCTACAACGAGTTCATGAGGTGCGCGGGAGAGAGCAGCATCATCGTCTGCACTACGGACACGGACGACTCTAGGATGCTCGTGAATGATTATGCCGTCAAGAACGGAATCAAGGCAGTACAGGCGGGGCTTCACGAGCGCGCGGCTTCGGGAATTGTGCACGTGTACGAGCCCGACTCTGAGGAGGCCTGCTTTGCCTGCCACAGGAACACCATTCTTAGCGAGTCGGGAAAGCGCAACGAGACTGTAGCCTACAGCGAGGCTGCGGACGTTAGGGACTTGACGATTCAGCCCGGGCTTTCCGCACAGATTAACGTAGTCGCGGAGACTGCGGCACTTAGGACGATTGATGCGCTCATGGGACGTAGGAGCCTTCCGAGCCTGACGGTGATATACTATTGA